A genomic region of Acipenser ruthenus chromosome 9, fAciRut3.2 maternal haplotype, whole genome shotgun sequence contains the following coding sequences:
- the LOC117405707 gene encoding spartin isoform X2 → MLSVLHPRTVNYLNSERKPFFFAVDLMMEKVNPEAFEDARHTIRDVYKKAFTLINKGLSEDEAGRKEQAIDLYRQGRQQLLRGVSIPSQGPEYTGPAWESAREMQEKMQETLNNISTRLRILETGEAAAAAGSSNGIPGSCAANGSSSEILYPALPSKEKPTRPVPPKVLFPEGDPPGAGGSKGVPSELPPVYSPQAAEGHYTLSYGTDGGELSMVGDDFYSQNNRPPPMENLGADGEELLLIQRGVQIFFVTSEGHVTAPSYPGYLRIIKFTSTDSVRAANQPPAFLQVCDWLYPLMSTASPVLLCNTGVYMFPDVMAQTPGSYVGVVLSSELPDTERALFQDLLSQLTDLRVQPAEAASDSINLSQRIPLAGPEAETEDKEALPEWSEKVAHGILTGASWLSWGLVKGAEFTGKAIHKGASKLREHISPEDKPAHVSPTMAKSLHVAKQATGGAVKVSQFLVDGVCSVASCVGKELAPHVKKHGSKLIPESMKRDKDGKSNMGGAMVVAASGMQGFATVWTGLEVAAKSIAKSVASETVHTVKHKYGAAAGQATDNAVNSAVNVGVAAFNIDNLGIKAVVKKTGKETASAILEDYKIREKQEKQLKKEDK, encoded by the exons ATGGAAAAAGTGAATCCTGAAGCATTTGAAGATGCAAGGCACACCATCAGAGACGTGTACAAGAAAGCCTTCACGCTCATCAACAAGGGGCTGTCGGAGGATGAGGCTGGTCGTAAGGAACAGGCCATTGATCTGTACAGGCAGGGGCGGCAGCAATTGCTGAGGGGGGTCAGCATCCCTTCCCAAGGGCCAGAATACACAGGGCCTGCCTGGGAGTCCGCAAGAGAGATGCAGGAGAAGATGCAGGAGACCCTGAACAACATCAGCACCCGGCTTCGAATCCTGGAGACCGGAGAAGCCGCAGCAGCTGCTGGATCATCTAATGGAATCCCAGGTTCCTGTGCTGCTAACGGCAGCAGCTCTGAGATTTTGTATCCAGCCCTGCCTTCAAAGGAAAAACCCACAAGACCTGTGCCCCCTAAGGTTCTCTTTCCAGAAGGTGATCCGCCCGGTGCAGGAGGGAGCAAGGGAGTACCCAGCGAGCTTCCGCCAGTCTACTCGCCCCAAGCAGCTGAGGGCCATTACACCTTATCTTACGGGACAGACGGTGGGGAGCTCTCGATGGTGGGGGATGATTTTTATAGCCAGAACAACCGACCACCGCCCATGGAGAATCTCGGGGCGGATGGTGAGGAGCTGCTGCTGATCCAGAGGGGGGTGCAGATCTTCTTTGTGACTTCTGAGGGGCATGTGACGGCCCCCTCCTACCCAGGGTACCTCCGCATCATCAAGTTCACTAGCACAGACTCTGTTCGAGCAGCCAACCAGCCTCCGGCCTTCCTGCAG GTTTGCGATTGGCTCTACCCTCTGATGTCCACAGCCTCCCCGGTCCTGCTGTGTAACACAGGAGTCTATATGTTCCCTGACGTGATGGCACAGACGCCAGGGTCCTACGTTGGAGTGGTCCTGTCCTCAGAACTGCCAGACACAGAGAGAGCGCTCTTTCAGGACCTGTTGTCACAGTTGACAGACTTAAGGGTTCAG CCTGCAGAAGCAGCATCGGACTCAATTAACCTGAGCCAGAGGATTCCCCTTGCTGGTCCTGAGGCGGAAACTGAGGATAAAGAGGCCTTGCCAGAGTGGAGTGAAAAAGTAGCCCATGGAATTCTCACTG GTGCTTCGTGGCTTAGTTGGGGTCTGGTTAAAGGTGCAGAGTTCACTGGAAAAGCCATCCACAAAGGTGCTTCGAAGCTGAGAGAACACATCAGCCCTGAAGACAAACCAGCCCATGTCAGCCCTACCATGGCCAAGAGCCTGCATGTAGCAAAGCAAGCAACCGGAGGGGCAGTCAAGGTCAGCCAGTTTCTAG TTGATGGAGTATGCTCTGTGGCCAGCTGTGTGGGAAAGGAACTGGCCCCTCATGTGAAGAAACACGGCAGCAAACTGATTCCAGAGTCTATGAAGAGAGACAAGGACGGGAAGTCGAATATGGGTGGAGCCATGGTGGTGGCAGCCAGTGGCATGCAGG GGTTTGCAACAGTGTGGACAGGCTTGGAGGTGGCAGCAAAGAGCATAGCTAAAAGTGTAGCATCAGAGACTGTACATACTGTGAAACACAA GTACGGTGCTGCTGCTGGCCAAGCTACAGACAACGCAGTTAACTCTGCCGTCAACGTTGGTGTGGCAGCATTTAATATTGACAACCTGGGCATCAAAGCAGTAGTGAAAAAAACAGGAAAGGAAACTGCCAGCGCCATCCTGGAAGATTACAAGATTCGGGAAAAGCAAGAGAAGCAATTGAAGAAAGAGGACAAATAA
- the LOC117405707 gene encoding spartin isoform X3, with translation MEKVNPEAFEDARHTIRDVYKKAFTLINKGLSEDEAGRKEQAIDLYRQGRQQLLRGVSIPSQGPEYTGPAWESAREMQEKMQETLNNISTRLRILETGEAAAAAGSSNGIPGSCAANGSSSEILYPALPSKEKPTRPVPPKVLFPEGDPPGAGGSKGVPSELPPVYSPQAAEGHYTLSYGTDGGELSMVGDDFYSQNNRPPPMENLGADGEELLLIQRGVQIFFVTSEGHVTAPSYPGYLRIIKFTSTDSVRAANQPPAFLQVCDWLYPLMSTASPVLLCNTGVYMFPDVMAQTPGSYVGVVLSSELPDTERALFQDLLSQLTDLRVQISDGSLKGMVKKPAEAASDSINLSQRIPLAGPEAETEDKEALPEWSEKVAHGILTGASWLSWGLVKGAEFTGKAIHKGASKLREHISPEDKPAHVSPTMAKSLHVAKQATGGAVKVSQFLVDGVCSVASCVGKELAPHVKKHGSKLIPESMKRDKDGKSNMGGAMVVAASGMQGFATVWTGLEVAAKSIAKSVASETVHTVKHKYGAAAGQATDNAVNSAVNVGVAAFNIDNLGIKAVVKKTGKETASAILEDYKIREKQEKQLKKEDK, from the exons ATGGAAAAAGTGAATCCTGAAGCATTTGAAGATGCAAGGCACACCATCAGAGACGTGTACAAGAAAGCCTTCACGCTCATCAACAAGGGGCTGTCGGAGGATGAGGCTGGTCGTAAGGAACAGGCCATTGATCTGTACAGGCAGGGGCGGCAGCAATTGCTGAGGGGGGTCAGCATCCCTTCCCAAGGGCCAGAATACACAGGGCCTGCCTGGGAGTCCGCAAGAGAGATGCAGGAGAAGATGCAGGAGACCCTGAACAACATCAGCACCCGGCTTCGAATCCTGGAGACCGGAGAAGCCGCAGCAGCTGCTGGATCATCTAATGGAATCCCAGGTTCCTGTGCTGCTAACGGCAGCAGCTCTGAGATTTTGTATCCAGCCCTGCCTTCAAAGGAAAAACCCACAAGACCTGTGCCCCCTAAGGTTCTCTTTCCAGAAGGTGATCCGCCCGGTGCAGGAGGGAGCAAGGGAGTACCCAGCGAGCTTCCGCCAGTCTACTCGCCCCAAGCAGCTGAGGGCCATTACACCTTATCTTACGGGACAGACGGTGGGGAGCTCTCGATGGTGGGGGATGATTTTTATAGCCAGAACAACCGACCACCGCCCATGGAGAATCTCGGGGCGGATGGTGAGGAGCTGCTGCTGATCCAGAGGGGGGTGCAGATCTTCTTTGTGACTTCTGAGGGGCATGTGACGGCCCCCTCCTACCCAGGGTACCTCCGCATCATCAAGTTCACTAGCACAGACTCTGTTCGAGCAGCCAACCAGCCTCCGGCCTTCCTGCAG GTTTGCGATTGGCTCTACCCTCTGATGTCCACAGCCTCCCCGGTCCTGCTGTGTAACACAGGAGTCTATATGTTCCCTGACGTGATGGCACAGACGCCAGGGTCCTACGTTGGAGTGGTCCTGTCCTCAGAACTGCCAGACACAGAGAGAGCGCTCTTTCAGGACCTGTTGTCACAGTTGACAGACTTAAGGGTTCAG ATTTCAGATGGAAGTTTAAAAGGAATGGTTAAAAAG CCTGCAGAAGCAGCATCGGACTCAATTAACCTGAGCCAGAGGATTCCCCTTGCTGGTCCTGAGGCGGAAACTGAGGATAAAGAGGCCTTGCCAGAGTGGAGTGAAAAAGTAGCCCATGGAATTCTCACTG GTGCTTCGTGGCTTAGTTGGGGTCTGGTTAAAGGTGCAGAGTTCACTGGAAAAGCCATCCACAAAGGTGCTTCGAAGCTGAGAGAACACATCAGCCCTGAAGACAAACCAGCCCATGTCAGCCCTACCATGGCCAAGAGCCTGCATGTAGCAAAGCAAGCAACCGGAGGGGCAGTCAAGGTCAGCCAGTTTCTAG TTGATGGAGTATGCTCTGTGGCCAGCTGTGTGGGAAAGGAACTGGCCCCTCATGTGAAGAAACACGGCAGCAAACTGATTCCAGAGTCTATGAAGAGAGACAAGGACGGGAAGTCGAATATGGGTGGAGCCATGGTGGTGGCAGCCAGTGGCATGCAGG GGTTTGCAACAGTGTGGACAGGCTTGGAGGTGGCAGCAAAGAGCATAGCTAAAAGTGTAGCATCAGAGACTGTACATACTGTGAAACACAA GTACGGTGCTGCTGCTGGCCAAGCTACAGACAACGCAGTTAACTCTGCCGTCAACGTTGGTGTGGCAGCATTTAATATTGACAACCTGGGCATCAAAGCAGTAGTGAAAAAAACAGGAAAGGAAACTGCCAGCGCCATCCTGGAAGATTACAAGATTCGGGAAAAGCAAGAGAAGCAATTGAAGAAAGAGGACAAATAA
- the LOC117405707 gene encoding spartin isoform X1: MLSVLHPRTVNYLNSERKPFFFAVDLMMEKVNPEAFEDARHTIRDVYKKAFTLINKGLSEDEAGRKEQAIDLYRQGRQQLLRGVSIPSQGPEYTGPAWESAREMQEKMQETLNNISTRLRILETGEAAAAAGSSNGIPGSCAANGSSSEILYPALPSKEKPTRPVPPKVLFPEGDPPGAGGSKGVPSELPPVYSPQAAEGHYTLSYGTDGGELSMVGDDFYSQNNRPPPMENLGADGEELLLIQRGVQIFFVTSEGHVTAPSYPGYLRIIKFTSTDSVRAANQPPAFLQVCDWLYPLMSTASPVLLCNTGVYMFPDVMAQTPGSYVGVVLSSELPDTERALFQDLLSQLTDLRVQISDGSLKGMVKKPAEAASDSINLSQRIPLAGPEAETEDKEALPEWSEKVAHGILTGASWLSWGLVKGAEFTGKAIHKGASKLREHISPEDKPAHVSPTMAKSLHVAKQATGGAVKVSQFLVDGVCSVASCVGKELAPHVKKHGSKLIPESMKRDKDGKSNMGGAMVVAASGMQGFATVWTGLEVAAKSIAKSVASETVHTVKHKYGAAAGQATDNAVNSAVNVGVAAFNIDNLGIKAVVKKTGKETASAILEDYKIREKQEKQLKKEDK; encoded by the exons ATGGAAAAAGTGAATCCTGAAGCATTTGAAGATGCAAGGCACACCATCAGAGACGTGTACAAGAAAGCCTTCACGCTCATCAACAAGGGGCTGTCGGAGGATGAGGCTGGTCGTAAGGAACAGGCCATTGATCTGTACAGGCAGGGGCGGCAGCAATTGCTGAGGGGGGTCAGCATCCCTTCCCAAGGGCCAGAATACACAGGGCCTGCCTGGGAGTCCGCAAGAGAGATGCAGGAGAAGATGCAGGAGACCCTGAACAACATCAGCACCCGGCTTCGAATCCTGGAGACCGGAGAAGCCGCAGCAGCTGCTGGATCATCTAATGGAATCCCAGGTTCCTGTGCTGCTAACGGCAGCAGCTCTGAGATTTTGTATCCAGCCCTGCCTTCAAAGGAAAAACCCACAAGACCTGTGCCCCCTAAGGTTCTCTTTCCAGAAGGTGATCCGCCCGGTGCAGGAGGGAGCAAGGGAGTACCCAGCGAGCTTCCGCCAGTCTACTCGCCCCAAGCAGCTGAGGGCCATTACACCTTATCTTACGGGACAGACGGTGGGGAGCTCTCGATGGTGGGGGATGATTTTTATAGCCAGAACAACCGACCACCGCCCATGGAGAATCTCGGGGCGGATGGTGAGGAGCTGCTGCTGATCCAGAGGGGGGTGCAGATCTTCTTTGTGACTTCTGAGGGGCATGTGACGGCCCCCTCCTACCCAGGGTACCTCCGCATCATCAAGTTCACTAGCACAGACTCTGTTCGAGCAGCCAACCAGCCTCCGGCCTTCCTGCAG GTTTGCGATTGGCTCTACCCTCTGATGTCCACAGCCTCCCCGGTCCTGCTGTGTAACACAGGAGTCTATATGTTCCCTGACGTGATGGCACAGACGCCAGGGTCCTACGTTGGAGTGGTCCTGTCCTCAGAACTGCCAGACACAGAGAGAGCGCTCTTTCAGGACCTGTTGTCACAGTTGACAGACTTAAGGGTTCAG ATTTCAGATGGAAGTTTAAAAGGAATGGTTAAAAAG CCTGCAGAAGCAGCATCGGACTCAATTAACCTGAGCCAGAGGATTCCCCTTGCTGGTCCTGAGGCGGAAACTGAGGATAAAGAGGCCTTGCCAGAGTGGAGTGAAAAAGTAGCCCATGGAATTCTCACTG GTGCTTCGTGGCTTAGTTGGGGTCTGGTTAAAGGTGCAGAGTTCACTGGAAAAGCCATCCACAAAGGTGCTTCGAAGCTGAGAGAACACATCAGCCCTGAAGACAAACCAGCCCATGTCAGCCCTACCATGGCCAAGAGCCTGCATGTAGCAAAGCAAGCAACCGGAGGGGCAGTCAAGGTCAGCCAGTTTCTAG TTGATGGAGTATGCTCTGTGGCCAGCTGTGTGGGAAAGGAACTGGCCCCTCATGTGAAGAAACACGGCAGCAAACTGATTCCAGAGTCTATGAAGAGAGACAAGGACGGGAAGTCGAATATGGGTGGAGCCATGGTGGTGGCAGCCAGTGGCATGCAGG GGTTTGCAACAGTGTGGACAGGCTTGGAGGTGGCAGCAAAGAGCATAGCTAAAAGTGTAGCATCAGAGACTGTACATACTGTGAAACACAA GTACGGTGCTGCTGCTGGCCAAGCTACAGACAACGCAGTTAACTCTGCCGTCAACGTTGGTGTGGCAGCATTTAATATTGACAACCTGGGCATCAAAGCAGTAGTGAAAAAAACAGGAAAGGAAACTGCCAGCGCCATCCTGGAAGATTACAAGATTCGGGAAAAGCAAGAGAAGCAATTGAAGAAAGAGGACAAATAA
- the LOC117405707 gene encoding spartin isoform X4, whose translation MLSVLHPRTVNYLNSERKPFFFAVDLMMEKVNPEAFEDARHTIRDVYKKAFTLINKGLSEDEAGRKEQAIDLYRQGRQQLLRGVSIPSQGPEYTGPAWESAREMQEKMQETLNNISTRLRILETGEAAAAAGSSNGIPGSCAANGSSSEILYPALPSKEKPTRPVPPKVLFPEGDPPGAGGSKGVPSELPPVYSPQAAEGHYTLSYGTDGGELSMVGDDFYSQNNRPPPMENLGADGEELLLIQRGVQIFFVTSEGHVTAPSYPGYLRIIKFTSTDSVRAANQPPAFLQVCDWLYPLMSTASPVLLCNTGVYMFPDVMAQTPGSYVGVVLSSELPDTERALFQDLLSQLTDLRVQISDGSLKGMVKKPAEAASDSINLSQRIPLAGPEAETEDKEALPEWSEKVAHGILTGASWLSWGLVKGAEFTGKAIHKGASKLREHISPEDKPAHVSPTMAKSLHVAKQATGGAVKVSQFLVDGVCSVASCVGKELAPHVKKHGSKLIPESMKRDKDGKSNMGGAMVVAASGMQGFATVWTGLEVAAKSIAKSVASETVHTVKHKYRGLQT comes from the exons ATGGAAAAAGTGAATCCTGAAGCATTTGAAGATGCAAGGCACACCATCAGAGACGTGTACAAGAAAGCCTTCACGCTCATCAACAAGGGGCTGTCGGAGGATGAGGCTGGTCGTAAGGAACAGGCCATTGATCTGTACAGGCAGGGGCGGCAGCAATTGCTGAGGGGGGTCAGCATCCCTTCCCAAGGGCCAGAATACACAGGGCCTGCCTGGGAGTCCGCAAGAGAGATGCAGGAGAAGATGCAGGAGACCCTGAACAACATCAGCACCCGGCTTCGAATCCTGGAGACCGGAGAAGCCGCAGCAGCTGCTGGATCATCTAATGGAATCCCAGGTTCCTGTGCTGCTAACGGCAGCAGCTCTGAGATTTTGTATCCAGCCCTGCCTTCAAAGGAAAAACCCACAAGACCTGTGCCCCCTAAGGTTCTCTTTCCAGAAGGTGATCCGCCCGGTGCAGGAGGGAGCAAGGGAGTACCCAGCGAGCTTCCGCCAGTCTACTCGCCCCAAGCAGCTGAGGGCCATTACACCTTATCTTACGGGACAGACGGTGGGGAGCTCTCGATGGTGGGGGATGATTTTTATAGCCAGAACAACCGACCACCGCCCATGGAGAATCTCGGGGCGGATGGTGAGGAGCTGCTGCTGATCCAGAGGGGGGTGCAGATCTTCTTTGTGACTTCTGAGGGGCATGTGACGGCCCCCTCCTACCCAGGGTACCTCCGCATCATCAAGTTCACTAGCACAGACTCTGTTCGAGCAGCCAACCAGCCTCCGGCCTTCCTGCAG GTTTGCGATTGGCTCTACCCTCTGATGTCCACAGCCTCCCCGGTCCTGCTGTGTAACACAGGAGTCTATATGTTCCCTGACGTGATGGCACAGACGCCAGGGTCCTACGTTGGAGTGGTCCTGTCCTCAGAACTGCCAGACACAGAGAGAGCGCTCTTTCAGGACCTGTTGTCACAGTTGACAGACTTAAGGGTTCAG ATTTCAGATGGAAGTTTAAAAGGAATGGTTAAAAAG CCTGCAGAAGCAGCATCGGACTCAATTAACCTGAGCCAGAGGATTCCCCTTGCTGGTCCTGAGGCGGAAACTGAGGATAAAGAGGCCTTGCCAGAGTGGAGTGAAAAAGTAGCCCATGGAATTCTCACTG GTGCTTCGTGGCTTAGTTGGGGTCTGGTTAAAGGTGCAGAGTTCACTGGAAAAGCCATCCACAAAGGTGCTTCGAAGCTGAGAGAACACATCAGCCCTGAAGACAAACCAGCCCATGTCAGCCCTACCATGGCCAAGAGCCTGCATGTAGCAAAGCAAGCAACCGGAGGGGCAGTCAAGGTCAGCCAGTTTCTAG TTGATGGAGTATGCTCTGTGGCCAGCTGTGTGGGAAAGGAACTGGCCCCTCATGTGAAGAAACACGGCAGCAAACTGATTCCAGAGTCTATGAAGAGAGACAAGGACGGGAAGTCGAATATGGGTGGAGCCATGGTGGTGGCAGCCAGTGGCATGCAGG GGTTTGCAACAGTGTGGACAGGCTTGGAGGTGGCAGCAAAGAGCATAGCTAAAAGTGTAGCATCAGAGACTGTACATACTGTGAAACACAA ATACAGGGGTCTGCAGACTTGA